The following DNA comes from Mycolicibacterium aromaticivorans JS19b1 = JCM 16368.
TCGGCCAAGGCGGGCAGCTACATGAACTACGGCTTGGCGATGAAGCAGCTGCCCGCGGTCGCGGCCATCTTCATCGCGGGCGATATCGATGTGCAGATGTTCCAGACGGTCGTTTATCGGACCGCCTTGATCACAGATGATGCCGTCCTCACCGAGGTGGACCGGCGGTTGGCGGTGCGGGCGGCCCGGTGGCCGTCGATGACGCGCGGCCGGTTGGCATCCGAGATCGACCGCGTTGTGGCCAAGTACGACCCGGACGCCGTGCGCAGGGTCCGTGGCAAGGTCCGCGACCGCGAGGTCGTGTTCGGCGACGAGGATCGCGGTTGCGTCGAGGTCATCGCACGGGTGGCGGCGACCGACGCCGAACTGTTCAAGCGGCGACTCGACGCGCTGGCCAACTCTGTGTGCGAGGCCGACCCGCGCACCGCGGGCCAACGGCATGCCGATGCCTACGGCGCCATGGCGATCAGCGCTGACCGGCTGGCCTGCCGGTGCGGCGACCCGAATTGTTCGGCCGCATGCCGGCCCGTGTCGGGGCCGGTGGTGATTCACGTCGTCGCCGAGCAGGCCACCGTCGAAGGGCGCTCCGATGAGCCCGGCTACCTGATCGACGCCGATTGGGTGATCCCGGCTGAGGTGGTGGCCGAGGTGGCCAAGGGCGCCAAGCTCAGTCCGCTGACTCACCCCGCCGACCTCGCGCCAGAGCGGGGATACCGCCCGTCCCGCGCACTCGCCGACTTCGTGCGCGCCCGCGATCTCACCTGCCGCGCACCGGGTTGCGACCGGCCGGCCACGCACTGCGATCTAGACCATACGGTCCCGTACCCGTACGGCCCCACCCACGCCGGCAACGTCAAATGCTTATGCCGTCGCTGTCATATCTTGAAAACGTTCTGGGGTTGGCGCGACACGCAATTGGCTGATGGCACGGTCATCTGGGAGCTGCCCGGGGATCAGACGTATGTCACCACACCGGGCAGTGCGCTGTTGTTCCCCAGCTTGATGACGCCGACGCTGCCGCCGCTGCATCGACTCGCCGACATCGACGCACCGGGTGATCGCACCCTGTTCATGCCGCGTCGCAAGACCACGCGGACGCAGAACCGCGCGAAGTACATCGCCGGCGAACGCCGGCACAACCACCGTCAACGCAAAGGGCGCCACAGCGCACTACTCGGACCGGCACCACCGTCGAACGACGCTGATCCGCCGCCTTTTTAGGCAGGAAAGACCAGCGCATTCGAATGCGTCAATATACGATTCCCGCGTGACCACCGCCCCCGCCGAGCCGCAGACTCCGGCCCCCGCCGCGAAACCCGGGTCGCGCGGCAAGACCGTCGCCATCCTCACCGTGCTGGTCGTCGTGCTGGCCTACATCGTCACGTTGTTCGGCTACTGGTGGCTGTCCGGCTCCGCCAAAGAGCTGGAGGCGTCGGGTGAAGGCAATGGATCAGAGACAACCGTGCTGATCACGTTGCAGTCGCTACGCACAGTCGACTACAAGGTGGACGCCAAAGTGCTTGTCATCCCGGCTGATTCGCTGGTGGATGAGAAGCTCGACACCCTCAAGGAAGACATCGCGGTGCGGTTGCATCCGTGGAATTCGTTGGGCGACTTGAAGTTCCCGGCCGGTGCCGCGCCGGCAGAGGTGGCGACGACCATCGACGTCGACGGTGATGTGAACACCTGGCCGTTCGATCGCTACGAGACCCAAGGCATGAGCGCCGACCTACTGGTGGGTGAGGGCGAGGATCGCAAGATCATCCCGGCCAAGGTTCAGGTCGCCGGGGCACTGCAGGGCTGGGACCTGTCCAGCGAGCAGGTCGCCCCGTCGCCCGCAGCCAAGGGTGACGGCGATGCCACGCAGGTGACGTTCAGCCGAGCCCTCGGTCCGCTGGCATTCGACCTCGGCATTGTTATCGTGCTGCTCACCCTGCCGACCATCGCGATCTTCACCTCGGTGCTCGTGATCACCCGGCGCAAGCAATTCCAGATGCCGTTCGCAACGTGGTACGCCGCAATGCTGTTCGCGATTGTGCCGCTGCGCAACATTCTGCCTGGCGCTCCGCCGCCGGGTGCGTGGATCGACATGGCATTGGTGTTGTGGGTGATCGTCGCCCTGGTCGCCGCCATGGTGATGGTCGTCATCTCCTGGTTCAAACAGGTCGACTAGCTTTCCGCCGGAACAACCGGCGGCGTTTCTCGGGCGGCTCGTGTGAGGTCATCTCTACGCCCTTGTACACGGCCAGGTACACCGAGATCGTCGTGACGATGATGATCATCAGGACCGGGCCCAGCACGATGCCCCAGAAGCCGAACATCGCGATCCCGGAAAACACCGCCAATAACATCAGCGCGGGGTCCAGCCGCGCCTCGCGCGGTACCAGGATGGGGCGCAGGAAATTATCGACGTTCGTGACGCCGATGATGTGGAACAGCACCACGAACAAGCCGCCGCCGATGTTGCCGAAGAACATCATCCCGATGCCGAACGGGATGGTGATGATGCCGCTGCCCAGCGGGATGACCGACAGTGCGGTCAGGAAGATCGCGAAGATGAAGAACCCGTTGTGGAATCCGCCGATGTAGATCGACGCCGCCCCCAGTAAGCCCTGAACCAGCGCAATAATGAACTGGCCCTTGACCGTTCCCTTCACCATCGCGCCCATCTTCGCCAGATAGAGGTCGGTGACCTCTTCGCCGAGCGGGTTGAGCCGACGGATCAGCGTCAGCAGCTGCTCCTGATTGGTCAGCAGCGAGACCAGCACGTACAAGAAGATGATCGCCGACGTGATCACGCCGATCGCACCGCCCGCCGCGCCCTGCAACGCATGCAGCAGCCAGCGGCCGAGGTTCTGCGAGACGTTCACCAGCGATCCGCGCACCGAGTCGGCGCTGACCGAGAAGTGGCCGAACGGCAGTTTGGCCAGCGCGTGATTGGCGTAGTCCAGTGCCTGATTGCCGACCGTTGACATGTCGGCGTTCTGTACCCACTCCGCCACATGCACGACCATGTGCGAAACCTGAAGCACCGCAAGGGTCACCAGCGCGCCGACCGGTATGATGACGGTGGCCAGCGCGGCCAGCACTGTGATCGTCGCCGACAACCCGGTCCCGAACCGGCCCCGGCACCGGTTGTACAGCGGGGTGAACAGATAGGCGACTATCGCCGCGATCACCACCAGGATGAAGTAGTGCCGCAGGAAGTAGGCACCCAGCAGCACGGCGATCAGCGTGACGATCGCCAGCGCGCGCTTCTGGGTGACGGTGAACTCGGTGTTCACCGAACTATGGATTCATCAGCCGGGTCAGGTGCTCCGCAATGTTGGGGTAGCGCTTGAGGTGTGCGCCGCCGTTGAGGTCAAGGATCTCCCCGGTGAGCCAGGACGACTGCGGTGAACACAGAAACGCCACCGCGTCGGCGATGTCCTGTGGCGTTCCCGCCCGGCCGAGCGCGGTGTTCTCGACGTACTCGTCGACAACACCGGGGACCATGGCCGCGCCTTCGGTCAGCGGGGTGTGCACGAAGCCGGGCGCAACGGCATTGACCCGGATACCGCGCGGACCCAACTCCAGCGCCGCCACCTGAGTCAGCATCGACAAGCCGGCCTTCGCCGCGCAGTACGCGCTCATCCCGACCGCCGGCTGCCTGGCGTTGAGCGACGTAAGCGACACCAGCGCACCGCCCTCGCCGAGATGACGGCCGGCATGCTTCATCACCAGGAACGCACCGTTGAGGCAGACGTCGACGACCGAGCGGAACTGCTCCGCGTCGAGTTCGGTGATGACACCGAAGCCGCTGAACCCCGCGCAGTTCACCACCACGTGCAAGCCGCCTTCACGCTCCACGACGCCGTCGAAAAGCGTTGCCACCGAGGCTTCGTCGGTGACTTCCACCTCCGCCCACGCATGCGGATCACCCAGGGTCGCCGCGCGTTCGCGAGCCAGATCGGTGTTGCGGTCGGCGATCGTCACGCGGATGCTCTGGGCCGCCAGCGTCTGAGCCGTCGCCCAGCCGATCCCGGATGCGCCTCCGACGATTACGGCTACCTGCTCGGTCATGACACCTTCCCGTCGTTCTCCGGAGCTCCCCACTTGCGCCGCACGGCCTCCCATGGGTTGCCGTATCCCGGTGGCTGACCGTGGTACGGCGACTGACGTTTCAGGTACTCGCGAGCCAGTGGCGCGATAACCCGGAAGATGTAGCGTTTCCAGCCGACCTTGTCGGCGGTTTCGGCCAGCATGTCGGGCCAGGAGTAGTGCTGATGTTTGAGCACCTGTTGTGCGGTCGCCGAGTCCATCCAGTCGGTGGCGAACCAGCCGCCGTCGTCGTTCGGGTCACCCTTGCGGCCGGCGGGCAGCGCACCGACGAGACCCATCGCGGCGGCGGTGGACTGCCCGATGTCGCTCTGCCGCAGCCGGTGGGTGTCGTCGCCACCGATCAGCAGGGTCTGGCCTGAGACGTCGGCCGTGGTGGCCGCCGCGAACGCGAACGCCACATCGCGGACGTCGACGGTCTGCAACCGTCCGTCGGCGGGCAGTACGCCTTCGAAGAAGATCAGGTTGGGGTCCATCCCGAGGTCGGGTTCGGTGGTCAGCACCCCGCCGAGTCGCAGGATCACCCAGTCCAGGCTCGACGCCCGCACCAGAGCCTCGGCTTCGACCTTGTGCTTGCCGTAGTTGTCGTACGGGTTGACCGGCGTCTGAGCGGTCACTACGTCGGTGATGTGGTGCGGGTTGCGCGGTCCGTACACCGCGATGCTGGAGGCCTGTACCAGGCGCGCCGGATTATGTTGAGCTTCAAGGGCTTTCACCAGATTGGCGGTTGCCCCGACGTTGACCTTGTAGGCCAGTTGCGGTTTGGCGTAGCACAGTGGCGGGATCACGGCGGCCAAGTGGATCACGGCGGCGGGGGAGACCTCCGCCAGGAGCTTCTCGGTCGCGGCCGGGTCGGTGAGGTCCGCCCAGCGCACCTGGACGCCGGTGGGGAGAGCCGCGGCGGCCTTCACGGTCGCCGGTGTTTCGAGGTCGGTGGCGACGACCCGGCGGCCGCTGGCCGCCAGCTGCTTGACCGTGGCACTTCCCACCAACCCGAACGCGCCGGTTACCAGCACAGCGTCGGACATCGAGCCCCTTCCGTATGAGAACGCGTTCTAGTGAAGCACGGGCGCGGTACTGGTCCTAGCGCTTCACGCAGCGGAATCCGATGTGGCTCATGCCGGTGTCGACCATCTGCGGGCGCCGCGCGGCCGGACGGTAGCGCATGCAGTAGCTGTCGGCGCACAGGAACGATCCGCCTTTGACGATCTTGCGTGGGATGGTGAACTGCGGTTGCGCGGGGTCATAGCTGGCCGCCTCGCTGCCCGCCCACCAATCGGTGGTCCACTCCCAGACATTTCCGGCCATGTCGAACAGTCCGTATCCGTTGGGCGGGAAGGAGCCGACGTCGGTGGTGCGTCCGTAGCCGGGTTCCGGGCGCCAGGGAAAATCGCCGTGCCAGTAGTTCGCCAGGCGCTCGGTGGGCCCTTCGGGTTGATCGCCCCACGTGTAGTCGGTGTGCTCGCGCCCGCCGCGGGCGGCAGTCTCCCATTCGGCCTCGGTCGGCAATGCCCATCCGGCCCAGGCCGCGTAGGCTTCGGCATCCTCGTACGCGACGTGCACGACGGGGTGCTCGGCCCGTTTGGCGATCGACGAACCGGGTCCCACCGGGTGCCGCCAGGAGGCGCCCGGGGTCCAGGTCCACCACTGGCTGAGATGACGCAGGTCGACGGGTCCGCTGGTCCGGCGGAATACCATCGAGCCCGGTTGCAGGTTGGCCGGGCGCGCGCCCGGATAGTCGGCCGAGTTCAGCGGCCGCTCGGCGACGGTGAGATAACCGGTGGCCGAGACGAATTCGGCAAACTCTGCATTGGTGACCTGCCGAGGCTGGATGCAAAAACCGGCGATGGTCACCCGTCGAGCGGCAGCTTCTTCGGGGTAGTGCCGGTCGGAGCCCAGCATGGCGGTCTGTGCTGGGATCTGGATCAGTTCGGGCTCAGTCACCGAAGACGGTTTTCCAGTCGTCGCGCATACTGGCCCGTGTCCAGCCGGACTGCTCGGCATGCGCCACGGCCTTCTCCGCGCCTGCGGTGTAAGCGAATTCGCGCATCTTGTCATCGTGGCAGACCAACATCGCCAGCGACGGCCCGGGTCCGGCGACCGCGTACTGCAGCATCTCGATGTCCCCGTTGGAGTTGCCCACGGCCAGGATCGGCCGCCGGCCGACCCTTTCCCAGATGCCGACCGGCTTGACCGGACCGTCATTGAGGATTTCGGGCTGTGCAGTGGTCAGCAGTTCGCCGTTATGGTAGATCAATCCGACCGAACTGCCGATCACCCGTTCCGGCGGGACGCCGTACATCGCCGTCGTGACGGGCCGCATGAAGTCCCGGCCGCCGCCGGAGACGATGTAGTTGGTGAACCCCAACGACTCCAGGTAGCGCAGCAATTCGACCATCGGTGCATACCCGCAGGCGGTGTACGCACGGCCGAGTGTCGGATGCTTGGCGTCGGCGAAGAACGCGTTGACCCGCGCCGCGTGCTCCTCGGTGGTGATGGTTGCATTGGCTGAAAGAACGGCTCCGGCAAGGAGTTTCAGGTCGGAGTCGTCACCGTTGTAGTGCTTGGTGACAGCCTCGCCGAACCAGCCCAGGTCGCCGGATGCTGCGGCGGTGTAGGGCTGTTCGGCGGCCAGCGCGGGCTCGACCGCGACCTGTTCGGCGATCCGGCGCACCAGGAAGTCGAGCTGGATGTATGCCGGCTTCTCGCACCACAGCGTGCCGTCGTTGTCGAACACTGCGACCAGCTCCTCCGGTGCCACCGAATCGACGGCACGCGCCGCGAACTCGATCAGCGCCGACTTCGCGGCCTCGTCGGTCCACGACTCCAGCATCTAGTCGGCCGCCAGGAACTCGTCGAGCTTCTTGACGATCTGGTCGATGCTGAAGCTGGCCGGTGGGTGCCGCGGCGGAAATTCCTTGAAGGTGTCGAGGAACATCGACGCCATCGCCGTCGCGTAGAACGCGAAGAAGTCCCGCCGCAGGAACCATTCGTAGTACGTGTTCGATGTCATGTCGGCGTATTCGAACGGGTCGGTGCGCAGGTTGAACAGTTTGGGCACCCGCAGCTCGGTGAACGGCTCGGCCCAGATCCGCAGTGTGCCCTGGCAGCGCTGCTCGGCGAACACGATCTTCCAATTCTCGAAACGCATCGCGACGAGTTGGGCGTCGTCATTGAAATAGAAGAAGCCGCGTCTGGGACTGTGCTCGACCTCGCCCATCAGATACGGCAGCAGGTTGAACCCGTCGATATGCACCTTGTATTCCATATCGCCGATCCGATAGCCCTTCTTCAGCTTCTCGCTGACGTCGGGGTCTCCCGCGGCGGCCAGCAACGTCGGGAGCCAGTCGTGGTGCTGGATGATGTCGTTGGAAACGGTGCCGGCCTTGATCTTTCCGGGCCAGCGGATCATCTCCGGCACCCGGTAGGCGCCCTCCCAGTTGGTGTTCTTCTCGCTGCGGAACGGCGTGGTACCGGCGTCCGGCCACGAGTTTCGGTGCGGGCCGTTGTCCGTCGAATAAATGACGATGGTGTCCTCGGCGATGCCGAGTTCGTCGAGGACGTCGAGCACCGTGCCGACGTTCTTGTCGTGGTCGATCATCGCGTCGTGGTATTCCGACTGCCACAGGCCGGCCTGCCCTTTGCTGCCCGGTTTGAGGTGTGTGTACAGGTGCATGTGGGTGAAGTTGCACCAGACGAAGAAAGGGTTCCCCGCGTCGTGCTGGCGGCGAATGTACTCGACCGTGCGATCGGCGATGTCGTCGTCGATGGTCTCCATCCGCTTGGCGGTCAGCGGCCCGGTATCGGTGATGGTCTGCTTGCCGATGGGCCCGAACTTCTCGTCGTCGGGTTCGGTTGAGTCTTCGGCCAGTGCCTTGCAGTCCATCACGCCGCGCGGCAGGGCCTGTTCGTAGAGTCGCGGGAATTGATCCTTGTGTGGATAGTCGTACTGCTCGGGTTCTTCCTCGGCATTGAGGTGATACAGGTTGCCGTAGAACTCGTCGAACCCGTGCACGGTCGGCAGGTACTTGTTGAGGTCGCCGAAATGGTTCTTGCCGAACTGGCCGGTGGCGTATCCCAGCGGTTTGAGCAGCTCGGCGATCGTCGGATCCTCGGCGGCCCAGCCGATGTCGACACCGGGGATGCCGACCTTGCTCATGCCCGTGCGGTAGACGCTTTGGCCGCTGATGAAAGCGGCTCGGCCGGCCGTGCAGCTCTGTTCACCGTAGGAGTCGGTGAAGCGCAGGCCCTCGGCGGCGATCCGGTCGATGTTGGGCGTGCGGTAGCCCATGATTCCGTCGCTGTAGCAGGACAGGTTCGTGATCCCGATGTCATCGCCCCAGATGACCAAGATGTTGGGTTTTTCTCCAGGCATATTCCGACGTTAGGCCAGCCGGTCGGGCGATGGTGGGCTCTCACCAACTATTCATGAACCCTGGCTCAGGACGAACAGATCTCGTATCGGGCGATCAGTTGTCGTTCCGCCGGAGTGGGTAGGTACACCAACGGGTCGTACCTGGTGCATCCGCCGACGGTGACCACCACTGGGCCGCGGGCGAATCCGCGACCGCCGATGTGGCCGGACAGCTGATCGCCGGCACTGTAGAGAACCGGTGCAGGCAATGTCGCCACGACCGGCAGATGTGTGCGCGCCAAACTCAACGCGACCGCGATATCGTGTGATCCGATTGTCTTCTCGGAGAACCAAACTGGTGCGGCGCGGGGAGCATTGATCCGTAGCCGATCGATATGGGCGATCGCCTGGTCACTGTTGAGCCGGTTGAACACATCCAGCTCGGCCGCCGTGGCCAGTCGCCGTGATGTCTTGATCTCGGCGGGGTGCTCCTTGCCGGCCTCGACAGACCAGTCCAGCCCCGCAAGGTGCGGGAATTCAACGGACAACGTGCGCATCGCCGCGCTGACGTTGCTGTAGTCGCTCGGATCGGCGAGGTCGAGGCGTGCGAGATTCGACTGGCCTGCTTCCTGAGCGGTCAGCTGTCCGCCTGGATGCGTGATAGTGGATCGCATAGTGACTGTGGCGCCGGGGAATTCGTGCCGGAGCCTAGCCCAGTCCCGCGCCTGCTCGACGATTTGATCCGCGTTGGTGATCGCCAGCGTCCCGCTGTCGATGGCGAACAGATTCCAGCCGCGTCGCAGGTCCATCTCGAGCCGGTATCCGGTGTACTTGCCCCCGGCAAGGTCGTGCAGGTAATGCGAGGTTATCTCGGCGGCCTGATCGCTGGTCAGGTGGTCGGAAACATCGACGTACAGCCGGGAGTAGACCATGCCCTGTGCTTGGCTGCGGGCGAAGTCGCTCGTGGCCGCGACCACGCCGGGCAGATTTCGCACCTGGGCAGCGAGCGCGTCGGCGTCCGCGCGCCGGTCCGGCACGCCGCTGGGAGCGCAACCCACCAGCGCGGCGAGTGCGATCAACGCCCCCAGGAGGGCGGATAAACGGCGGATCGGCACGGCAACCGAGTGTACGGGTGTGGAGTCTGGCAACGCGCTGTGAGTGCCGAGTACTGAAGTCGCTCTCGCACCGGCCTTTTGGCCCTCGCGATCGGCACGGCTTCCGAGCACTGTGGAGGACGTGAGCGCAGACGACACCCTGGCCACGGTCCCCTTGAGCGAGGCGTTGTCGACTTTGGAGACCTCGGCCCATGGACTGACATCTGAGCAGGCGCTGACCCGTCGTGACCGGTATGGGCTCAACCAGATCGACGAAAAGCGCCTCAACCCGGTGCTGGCTTTCCTCGGCTATTTCTGGGCTCCGATCCCGTGGATGATCGAGGTGGCACTGCTGCTGTCGCTGGCCGCGCGACATTGGGCGGATGCGCTGATCATCGGCATCCTCCTGGTCCTCAATGGCCTGGTCGCATTCATGGAAGAACACCAGGCGGCCGGCGCGATTGCCGCGCTCAAAGAGGGGTTTGCAACCTCGGCGCGCGTCCGGCGGGACGGGTCGTGGGTCACCGTCGCGGTCAGCGAACTCGTGCCCGGCGACGTGGTCCGGGTACGTCTCGGCGATGTGATACCTGCTGATCTGCGGGTGCTCGACGACGTTTCGTTGCAAGTCGACCAATCCGCCCTTACCGGAGAGTCACTGGCAGTGACCAGGGGCCGGGGTCAACCGCTGTACTCCGGCTCGGTGCTGGTGCGGGGCGAGGCGGACGCGGTCGTGTACGCCACCGGTGCATCGTCGTATTTCGGGCGCACCGCTGCGCTGGTACAGACGGCCGGCACGATCAGCCACTTCCAGCGTGCTGTTCTGCGCATCGGCCACTACCTGATCGTGCTCGCCGTGGCGTTGGTGGTACTGACGACGGTGGTGTCGCTGATCCGCGGCAACGCCGTCCTGGAGACGCTCGAGTTCGCGTTGGTGGTGACGATCGCGTCCATTCCGGTCGCCCTGCCTGCGGTGCTGTCGGTCACGATGGCGGTCGGGGCGCGCAAACTCGCCCGGCAGCAAGCGGTGGTGAGCCACTTGCCGGCCATCGAGGAATTGGGCGGCATGGACCTGCTGTGCTCCGACAAGACCGGCACGCTCACCCAGAACCGGCTGGCAGTCGCCGCGGTTTGGACCGCCGACGGAGTTTCCGAGCAGACACTGCTCGCCACCGCCGCCCTGGCCTCCCGCGCCGAGGACAACGACCCCATCGATCTCGCGGTACTGGCCGGTGCGGTTCAGGTTCCGGCGGCCGAAGTATCGCTGTTCGTCCCGTT
Coding sequences within:
- a CDS encoding HNH endonuclease signature motif containing protein, whose product is MFGTSQLHDYFEPSDTAESRALLASIVASARAENQTAARRLAAISELFELRRRERGEREDWAVDTWAAVGAEVSAALRVSSAKAGSYMNYGLAMKQLPAVAAIFIAGDIDVQMFQTVVYRTALITDDAVLTEVDRRLAVRAARWPSMTRGRLASEIDRVVAKYDPDAVRRVRGKVRDREVVFGDEDRGCVEVIARVAATDAELFKRRLDALANSVCEADPRTAGQRHADAYGAMAISADRLACRCGDPNCSAACRPVSGPVVIHVVAEQATVEGRSDEPGYLIDADWVIPAEVVAEVAKGAKLSPLTHPADLAPERGYRPSRALADFVRARDLTCRAPGCDRPATHCDLDHTVPYPYGPTHAGNVKCLCRRCHILKTFWGWRDTQLADGTVIWELPGDQTYVTTPGSALLFPSLMTPTLPPLHRLADIDAPGDRTLFMPRRKTTRTQNRAKYIAGERRHNHRQRKGRHSALLGPAPPSNDADPPPF
- a CDS encoding DUF4436 domain-containing protein, which translates into the protein MTTAPAEPQTPAPAAKPGSRGKTVAILTVLVVVLAYIVTLFGYWWLSGSAKELEASGEGNGSETTVLITLQSLRTVDYKVDAKVLVIPADSLVDEKLDTLKEDIAVRLHPWNSLGDLKFPAGAAPAEVATTIDVDGDVNTWPFDRYETQGMSADLLVGEGEDRKIIPAKVQVAGALQGWDLSSEQVAPSPAAKGDGDATQVTFSRALGPLAFDLGIVIVLLTLPTIAIFTSVLVITRRKQFQMPFATWYAAMLFAIVPLRNILPGAPPPGAWIDMALVLWVIVALVAAMVMVVISWFKQVD
- a CDS encoding AI-2E family transporter, with product MNTEFTVTQKRALAIVTLIAVLLGAYFLRHYFILVVIAAIVAYLFTPLYNRCRGRFGTGLSATITVLAALATVIIPVGALVTLAVLQVSHMVVHVAEWVQNADMSTVGNQALDYANHALAKLPFGHFSVSADSVRGSLVNVSQNLGRWLLHALQGAAGGAIGVITSAIIFLYVLVSLLTNQEQLLTLIRRLNPLGEEVTDLYLAKMGAMVKGTVKGQFIIALVQGLLGAASIYIGGFHNGFFIFAIFLTALSVIPLGSGIITIPFGIGMMFFGNIGGGLFVVLFHIIGVTNVDNFLRPILVPREARLDPALMLLAVFSGIAMFGFWGIVLGPVLMIIIVTTISVYLAVYKGVEMTSHEPPEKRRRLFRRKASRPV
- a CDS encoding SDR family NAD(P)-dependent oxidoreductase; this encodes MTEQVAVIVGGASGIGWATAQTLAAQSIRVTIADRNTDLARERAATLGDPHAWAEVEVTDEASVATLFDGVVEREGGLHVVVNCAGFSGFGVITELDAEQFRSVVDVCLNGAFLVMKHAGRHLGEGGALVSLTSLNARQPAVGMSAYCAAKAGLSMLTQVAALELGPRGIRVNAVAPGFVHTPLTEGAAMVPGVVDEYVENTALGRAGTPQDIADAVAFLCSPQSSWLTGEILDLNGGAHLKRYPNIAEHLTRLMNP
- a CDS encoding NAD-dependent epimerase/dehydratase family protein, with product MSDAVLVTGAFGLVGSATVKQLAASGRRVVATDLETPATVKAAAALPTGVQVRWADLTDPAATEKLLAEVSPAAVIHLAAVIPPLCYAKPQLAYKVNVGATANLVKALEAQHNPARLVQASSIAVYGPRNPHHITDVVTAQTPVNPYDNYGKHKVEAEALVRASSLDWVILRLGGVLTTEPDLGMDPNLIFFEGVLPADGRLQTVDVRDVAFAFAAATTADVSGQTLLIGGDDTHRLRQSDIGQSTAAAMGLVGALPAGRKGDPNDDGGWFATDWMDSATAQQVLKHQHYSWPDMLAETADKVGWKRYIFRVIAPLAREYLKRQSPYHGQPPGYGNPWEAVRRKWGAPENDGKVS
- a CDS encoding formylglycine-generating enzyme family protein; the protein is MTEPELIQIPAQTAMLGSDRHYPEEAAARRVTIAGFCIQPRQVTNAEFAEFVSATGYLTVAERPLNSADYPGARPANLQPGSMVFRRTSGPVDLRHLSQWWTWTPGASWRHPVGPGSSIAKRAEHPVVHVAYEDAEAYAAWAGWALPTEAEWETAARGGREHTDYTWGDQPEGPTERLANYWHGDFPWRPEPGYGRTTDVGSFPPNGYGLFDMAGNVWEWTTDWWAGSEAASYDPAQPQFTIPRKIVKGGSFLCADSYCMRYRPAARRPQMVDTGMSHIGFRCVKR
- a CDS encoding HAD family hydrolase; this translates as MLESWTDEAAKSALIEFAARAVDSVAPEELVAVFDNDGTLWCEKPAYIQLDFLVRRIAEQVAVEPALAAEQPYTAAASGDLGWFGEAVTKHYNGDDSDLKLLAGAVLSANATITTEEHAARVNAFFADAKHPTLGRAYTACGYAPMVELLRYLESLGFTNYIVSGGGRDFMRPVTTAMYGVPPERVIGSSVGLIYHNGELLTTAQPEILNDGPVKPVGIWERVGRRPILAVGNSNGDIEMLQYAVAGPGPSLAMLVCHDDKMREFAYTAGAEKAVAHAEQSGWTRASMRDDWKTVFGD
- a CDS encoding arylsulfatase codes for the protein MPGEKPNILVIWGDDIGITNLSCYSDGIMGYRTPNIDRIAAEGLRFTDSYGEQSCTAGRAAFISGQSVYRTGMSKVGIPGVDIGWAAEDPTIAELLKPLGYATGQFGKNHFGDLNKYLPTVHGFDEFYGNLYHLNAEEEPEQYDYPHKDQFPRLYEQALPRGVMDCKALAEDSTEPDDEKFGPIGKQTITDTGPLTAKRMETIDDDIADRTVEYIRRQHDAGNPFFVWCNFTHMHLYTHLKPGSKGQAGLWQSEYHDAMIDHDKNVGTVLDVLDELGIAEDTIVIYSTDNGPHRNSWPDAGTTPFRSEKNTNWEGAYRVPEMIRWPGKIKAGTVSNDIIQHHDWLPTLLAAAGDPDVSEKLKKGYRIGDMEYKVHIDGFNLLPYLMGEVEHSPRRGFFYFNDDAQLVAMRFENWKIVFAEQRCQGTLRIWAEPFTELRVPKLFNLRTDPFEYADMTSNTYYEWFLRRDFFAFYATAMASMFLDTFKEFPPRHPPASFSIDQIVKKLDEFLAAD